In Leptodesmis sichuanensis A121, the following are encoded in one genomic region:
- a CDS encoding DUF561 domain-containing protein, with amino-acid sequence MTMLPTLQTALQQGRALKVISGLNNFDRDRVSAVVKAAAQGGATFVDIAADPDLVRLVKQLIHLPVCVSAVEPELFVTCVAAGADLIEIGNFDSFYAQGRRFEAPEVLALTQETRRLLPAITLSVTVPHILELDQQVQLAEELVKAGADIIQTEGGTSSTPTHAGTLGLIEKATPTLAAAYEISRAVHIPVLCASGLSNVTAPLAIAAGASGIGVGSAINKLSSEVEMIAVVRSLVEALATVSHSTVVV; translated from the coding sequence ATGACCATGCTTCCAACGCTACAAACTGCCCTGCAACAGGGACGAGCACTGAAAGTCATTAGTGGATTGAATAATTTCGATCGCGATCGCGTGTCCGCTGTCGTCAAAGCCGCTGCCCAGGGTGGGGCTACCTTTGTTGATATTGCCGCCGATCCCGATCTGGTGCGCCTGGTAAAGCAGTTGATTCACTTACCCGTCTGCGTCTCTGCTGTTGAACCCGAACTCTTTGTTACCTGTGTAGCCGCAGGTGCTGACCTGATTGAAATTGGTAACTTCGATAGCTTTTATGCTCAAGGTCGCCGCTTTGAAGCTCCCGAAGTCCTGGCTCTGACTCAGGAAACCCGCCGTTTGCTCCCTGCCATCACCCTGTCCGTCACCGTTCCCCACATCCTGGAACTGGATCAACAGGTGCAACTGGCCGAAGAACTGGTGAAGGCCGGAGCCGATATCATCCAAACCGAAGGCGGCACCAGCAGCACTCCTACCCATGCTGGAACTCTGGGACTGATTGAAAAAGCAACTCCCACGCTGGCGGCAGCCTATGAAATCTCCCGTGCCGTGCATATCCCTGTCTTGTGTGCCTCTGGATTGTCGAATGTGACGGCTCCCCTGGCGATCGCGGCAGGAGCATCCGGTATCGGTGTCGGTTCCGCCATTAACAAACTCAGCAGCGAAGTTGAAATGATCGCTGTCGTTCGTAGTCTGGTCGAGGCTCTGGCTACGGTTAGCCACTCTACCGTTGTGGTGTAA
- the rplC gene encoding 50S ribosomal protein L3, translating to MSVGILGTKLGMTQVFDETGKAIPVTVVQAGPCPVTQIKTVETDGYSAIQVGFKEVAEKALTKPELGHLAKSNSAPLRHLHEYRLEDASQYELGQQITVEQFAAGQAVDVIGTSIGRGFAGYQKRHNFKRGPMAHGSKNHRLPGSTGAGTTPGRVYPGKRMAGQLGNTRVTIRKLTVVRVDTERNLLLIKGAVPGKPGALVNVVPAKVVGRSK from the coding sequence GTGTCTGTGGGTATTCTCGGCACTAAACTTGGCATGACCCAAGTGTTTGATGAGACGGGTAAGGCTATTCCGGTGACTGTCGTTCAGGCAGGCCCCTGTCCGGTAACGCAAATTAAAACCGTCGAAACGGATGGCTACTCTGCCATTCAAGTTGGCTTTAAGGAAGTTGCTGAAAAGGCTCTCACCAAGCCCGAACTGGGTCATTTGGCTAAGTCTAACAGTGCGCCTCTACGCCATCTCCATGAATATCGGCTGGAAGATGCCAGTCAATATGAACTGGGTCAGCAGATTACGGTTGAGCAGTTTGCTGCCGGACAAGCTGTTGATGTCATTGGCACCAGCATCGGTCGTGGTTTTGCTGGCTATCAGAAGCGCCATAACTTCAAGCGCGGCCCGATGGCTCACGGTTCTAAAAACCACCGCTTGCCTGGTTCTACTGGGGCGGGTACCACTCCTGGTCGGGTCTATCCCGGTAAGCGGATGGCGGGTCAGTTGGGCAATACTCGCGTCACGATTCGTAAGCTGACGGTGGTGCGGGTGGATACTGAGCGGAATCTGCTCTTGATTAAAGGAGCCGTTCCTGGAAAGCCCGGTGCGCTGGTGAATGTAGTTCCAGCCAAGGTGGTTGGACGCAGCAAATAG
- the rplD gene encoding 50S ribosomal protein L4 — protein MVDCAVKDWDGNEVGSASLDLQVAKEASAAHIVHRALVRQMANARQGTVSTKTRAEVSGGGRKPWRQKGTGRARAGSNRSPLWRGGGVIFGPKPRDYSLKMNRKERRLALRTAFQSRVEDLIVVQDFAEKLPRPKTKDLANALKGWGVEPESKVLLILGERDEMVYLSARNIANLRLISANNLNVFDLLAADQIVATTSALTKIQEVYGG, from the coding sequence ATGGTTGATTGTGCAGTAAAAGATTGGGACGGGAACGAGGTCGGAAGTGCCTCCCTGGACTTGCAGGTAGCGAAGGAAGCCAGTGCGGCTCATATTGTTCACCGTGCTCTGGTTCGTCAAATGGCGAATGCTCGTCAGGGAACTGTTTCCACGAAAACTCGTGCTGAAGTCAGTGGCGGCGGTCGTAAGCCCTGGCGGCAAAAGGGGACTGGTCGGGCGCGGGCGGGTTCAAACCGTTCTCCCCTATGGCGGGGTGGTGGTGTGATCTTTGGGCCAAAGCCAAGAGATTACTCGCTCAAGATGAACCGCAAGGAACGGCGGCTGGCGTTACGGACTGCTTTTCAGAGTCGGGTAGAAGATTTGATTGTGGTTCAGGACTTCGCCGAAAAGTTGCCTCGTCCAAAAACCAAGGATCTGGCAAATGCGCTAAAGGGTTGGGGCGTGGAACCTGAGTCGAAGGTGCTGCTGATCCTGGGAGAGCGGGATGAAATGGTTTACCTGTCTGCTCGTAACATTGCTAACCTGCGGTTGATTTCTGCCAACAACCTGAATGTGTTCGACCTGCTGGCAGCGGATCAAATCGTGGCTACGACATCTGCGTTGACAAAGATTCAGGAGGTATACGGTGGCTGA
- a CDS encoding 50S ribosomal protein L23, protein MADFNPRDLIDLVRRPIITEKATLLLEKNQYTFEVAPKATKPEIKAAIETLFDVKVLGVSTINPPRKKRRVGKFMGHRALYKRAIVTLAPGDSITLFPEV, encoded by the coding sequence GTGGCTGATTTCAATCCCCGTGATTTGATTGACTTGGTGCGCCGTCCCATCATTACTGAAAAGGCCACCCTGCTACTGGAAAAGAACCAGTACACCTTTGAGGTTGCTCCCAAAGCTACCAAACCTGAGATTAAGGCGGCGATCGAGACGCTGTTCGATGTCAAGGTACTGGGAGTGAGTACGATTAATCCTCCTCGTAAAAAGCGTCGGGTGGGTAAGTTTATGGGGCACCGTGCCCTTTACAAGCGGGCGATCGTGACTCTGGCACCCGGAGACTCAATCACGCTGTTCCCAGAAGTCTAG
- the rplB gene encoding 50S ribosomal protein L2 → MGIRIYRPYTPGTRERSISDFSEITRSEPEKSLTKSRHRAKGRNNRGVITCRHRGGGHKRLYRVIDFRRDKLNVPAKVAAIEYDPNRNARIALLYYQDGEKRYIIHPAGLEVGSTVISGPDSPIEVGNALPLGSIPLGTVVHNVELTAGRGAQIVRAAGASAQVAAKEGNYVTLKLPSGEVRMIRRECYATIGQVGNADVRNTSLGKAGRKRHLGRRPEVRGSVMNPVDHPHGGGEGRAPIGRPGPVTPWGKPALGYKTRKKKKQSDSLIVRRRRKSGKRGRGGRES, encoded by the coding sequence ATGGGCATCCGTATTTATCGTCCTTATACCCCTGGTACTCGCGAACGCAGCATCTCAGACTTCTCTGAGATCACGCGCAGTGAACCGGAAAAATCCCTAACTAAATCCCGTCACCGGGCCAAGGGCCGCAACAACCGGGGTGTGATTACCTGCCGTCATCGCGGTGGCGGGCACAAGCGGCTTTACCGGGTGATCGATTTCCGTCGGGACAAACTGAATGTTCCCGCGAAGGTGGCAGCGATCGAGTACGATCCCAATCGGAATGCCCGAATTGCCCTGCTGTACTACCAGGATGGCGAGAAACGCTACATCATTCATCCAGCAGGTTTGGAGGTAGGCTCGACCGTTATTTCTGGTCCCGATTCCCCCATCGAAGTCGGAAACGCTCTGCCTCTCGGCAGTATCCCTTTGGGTACGGTGGTTCATAACGTGGAACTTACTGCTGGCCGGGGAGCGCAAATTGTCCGGGCTGCCGGAGCCAGTGCTCAGGTGGCTGCAAAAGAAGGCAATTATGTGACGCTGAAGTTGCCTTCTGGTGAGGTGCGGATGATCCGGCGGGAGTGCTACGCCACCATTGGACAGGTCGGAAATGCCGACGTGCGCAACACCAGTTTGGGTAAGGCCGGGCGGAAGCGTCATTTAGGCCGTCGCCCCGAAGTTCGGGGAAGTGTGATGAACCCGGTGGATCACCCGCATGGAGGTGGGGAAGGACGTGCGCCCATTGGTCGTCCCGGCCCTGTCACTCCCTGGGGTAAACCCGCTCTGGGATACAAGACTCGCAAGAAGAAGAAGCAGAGTGATTCATTGATTGTGCGCCGTCGCCGCAAGTCCGGTAAGCGCGGTCGTGGCGGTCGGGAGTCATAG
- the rpsS gene encoding 30S ribosomal protein S19 encodes MSRSLKKGPFVADHLLKKVEALNAKGDKQVIKTWSRASTILPQMIGHTIAVHNGKQHVPVYVTEQMVGHKLGEFAPTRTFRGHAGTDKKARR; translated from the coding sequence ATGTCTCGTTCACTGAAAAAAGGACCGTTTGTCGCAGATCACCTTCTGAAAAAGGTGGAAGCGTTGAATGCTAAGGGCGATAAGCAGGTGATCAAAACCTGGTCGCGTGCATCCACCATCCTGCCTCAAATGATTGGTCACACGATCGCGGTTCACAACGGCAAGCAACACGTCCCCGTCTATGTCACAGAACAAATGGTGGGGCATAAGTTGGGAGAGTTTGCACCAACCCGTACCTTTAGAGGACATGCGGGAACTGATAAGAAGGCTCGTCGGTAG
- the rplV gene encoding 50S ribosomal protein L22, producing the protein MAVDTATEVKAIARYIRMSPHKVRRVLDQIRGRSYREALIILEFMPYRACEPVLKVLRSAAANAEHNQGYNRADLVVSTAYADQGPSLKRYRPRAQGRAYQIRKPTCHITIAVAPTEAED; encoded by the coding sequence ATGGCTGTTGATACTGCAACTGAAGTAAAAGCGATCGCCCGTTATATTCGGATGTCTCCTCATAAGGTGCGTCGAGTACTCGATCAAATTCGGGGCCGTTCCTATCGGGAAGCACTGATCATTCTGGAATTCATGCCCTACCGCGCCTGTGAGCCTGTGCTGAAAGTTCTACGCTCGGCAGCGGCGAATGCGGAACATAACCAGGGCTACAACCGAGCCGATCTGGTAGTGAGTACGGCTTATGCGGATCAGGGGCCATCTTTGAAGCGCTACCGACCCCGTGCTCAAGGGCGGGCTTATCAGATTCGGAAACCAACGTGCCACATTACGATCGCCGTGGCTCCAACCGAAGCAGAAGATTAG
- the rpsC gene encoding 30S ribosomal protein S3, with protein sequence MGQKIHPTGFRLGIIQDHRSRWFADTDRYPELLQEDYKIRHFFQKNPLKLKGLESPGISQIRIERKADQIDLEVHTARPGVVVGRGGQGIEELRSGLQKVLGGGDRQIRINVVEVARVDADAALIGEYIAQQLERRVSFRRVVRQAIQRAQKAGIEGIKIQVSGRLNGAEIARPEWTREGRVPLHTLRADIDYAYCTASTIYGTLGIKVWVFKGERIPGQEEQPAASPTQPRRRQQRRRQQFEDRSNEG encoded by the coding sequence GTGGGACAGAAGATTCATCCAACCGGATTTCGTTTAGGGATTATCCAGGATCACCGCTCTCGTTGGTTTGCGGACACCGATCGCTATCCCGAACTATTGCAGGAAGACTATAAAATTCGCCATTTCTTTCAGAAGAATCCTTTGAAGCTGAAAGGTCTGGAAAGTCCCGGCATCTCACAAATCCGCATCGAACGGAAGGCCGACCAGATTGACCTGGAAGTGCATACCGCGCGACCCGGTGTAGTGGTTGGCCGGGGTGGTCAGGGGATTGAAGAATTGCGGAGCGGCCTGCAAAAAGTTCTGGGTGGGGGCGATCGCCAGATCCGCATCAACGTGGTGGAAGTGGCCCGTGTGGATGCCGATGCGGCTCTGATTGGCGAGTACATCGCTCAACAACTGGAACGCCGGGTGTCTTTCCGTCGAGTTGTCCGTCAAGCGATTCAACGGGCGCAAAAGGCCGGAATTGAGGGTATCAAGATTCAGGTGAGCGGTCGTCTGAACGGGGCTGAAATTGCTCGCCCAGAGTGGACTCGGGAAGGTCGCGTACCGCTCCATACTCTCCGGGCTGATATCGACTACGCTTACTGCACTGCCAGCACCATCTATGGCACGTTGGGCATCAAGGTTTGGGTGTTTAAAGGCGAACGGATTCCCGGTCAGGAAGAGCAACCTGCAGCCAGTCCGACTCAACCCCGTCGTCGCCAGCAGCGTCGCCGTCAGCAGTTTGAAGACCGTTCGAATGAAGGATGA
- the rplP gene encoding 50S ribosomal protein L16, with amino-acid sequence MLSPRRTKFRKQQRGRMKGLATRGNSLDFGEYGLQALEPSWITARQIEASRRAMTRYIRRGGKIWIRIFPDKPVTMRPAETRMGSGKGAPEFWVAVVKPGRILFEIAGVPEETAKEAMRLAQYKLPIKTKFITRATEES; translated from the coding sequence ATGTTAAGCCCAAGAAGAACAAAATTTAGAAAGCAGCAACGCGGACGGATGAAAGGTCTGGCAACTCGCGGAAATTCTCTGGATTTCGGTGAGTACGGTTTACAGGCTCTGGAACCTTCCTGGATTACCGCCCGCCAGATTGAAGCCAGCCGTCGAGCCATGACCCGCTATATCCGTCGGGGTGGCAAAATCTGGATTCGCATCTTCCCTGATAAGCCAGTCACCATGCGTCCCGCGGAAACCCGAATGGGTTCTGGTAAGGGGGCACCTGAATTTTGGGTGGCTGTGGTCAAACCTGGTCGGATCCTGTTTGAGATTGCCGGAGTCCCTGAAGAAACGGCGAAGGAAGCGATGCGACTGGCTCAGTACAAGCTACCGATCAAAACGAAGTTCATCACACGTGCAACGGAGGAGTCCTGA
- the rpmC gene encoding 50S ribosomal protein L29: MALPKIDEVRDLSDQELEEQIVETKKQLFELRFQKGTRRLEKPHQFKHYRHRLAQLMTVERERQLQKAASGDE; this comes from the coding sequence ATGGCACTACCTAAAATTGATGAGGTTCGCGACCTGAGCGATCAGGAACTGGAAGAACAGATTGTGGAAACCAAAAAGCAACTGTTTGAACTGCGATTCCAAAAGGGCACCCGTCGGCTGGAAAAGCCCCATCAGTTCAAGCACTACCGTCACCGTCTGGCACAACTGATGACCGTCGAGCGGGAACGGCAACTGCAAAAGGCTGCATCTGGAGATGAATAG
- the rpsQ gene encoding 30S ribosomal protein S17: MAVKERVGLVVSDKMDKTVVVAVENRSAHPKYGKIVVQTKRYKAHDEENKCKVGDRVRIQETRPLSRTKRWAVVDIYTSAEA, from the coding sequence ATGGCGGTAAAAGAGAGAGTTGGCCTGGTGGTCAGCGACAAAATGGACAAAACGGTGGTTGTGGCGGTAGAAAACCGCTCTGCCCATCCCAAATACGGAAAAATTGTAGTCCAGACCAAACGCTACAAAGCACATGATGAAGAGAACAAGTGCAAGGTAGGCGATCGTGTCCGGATTCAGGAAACCCGCCCCCTCAGTCGCACCAAGCGATGGGCTGTGGTTGATATCTATACCTCCGCAGAAGCATAA
- the rplN gene encoding 50S ribosomal protein L14 — MIQAQTYLNVADNSGARKLMCIRVLGGGNRRYAGIGDIIVAVVKDAIPNMAVKKSDVVMAVVVRTRKTLRRDSGMSIRFDDNAAVIINKDKNPRGTRVFGPVARELRDKEFTKIVSLAPEVL; from the coding sequence ATGATTCAAGCACAAACCTACTTAAACGTGGCAGACAACAGCGGTGCTCGTAAGCTGATGTGCATCCGCGTGCTGGGTGGTGGCAATCGTCGCTATGCCGGGATTGGGGACATCATTGTGGCCGTTGTGAAAGACGCAATTCCCAACATGGCCGTGAAAAAATCCGATGTAGTGATGGCTGTTGTGGTTCGCACCCGCAAAACCCTGCGCCGAGACAGTGGTATGAGCATTCGGTTTGATGACAACGCAGCCGTGATCATCAACAAGGACAAGAATCCTCGTGGCACTCGTGTCTTTGGCCCCGTTGCGCGGGAACTGCGCGACAAAGAATTTACAAAAATCGTTTCGCTTGCTCCGGAGGTGCTGTGA
- the rplX gene encoding 50S ribosomal protein L24, which translates to MAKTQTVTRYKMHVKTGDTVQVITGKDKGKVGEVLKTFPKESRVIVKGVNIQTKHVKPQQEGESGQIVTREAPIHSSNVMLYSEKQKVASRVCYTFNADGRKVRMLKKTGEVID; encoded by the coding sequence ATGGCGAAGACTCAAACCGTGACCCGTTACAAAATGCACGTTAAAACTGGCGATACGGTTCAGGTGATTACTGGCAAGGACAAAGGCAAAGTCGGCGAGGTTCTGAAAACCTTCCCCAAGGAAAGCCGTGTGATCGTCAAAGGAGTCAACATCCAGACCAAGCACGTCAAGCCCCAGCAAGAAGGAGAGTCTGGACAGATCGTGACCCGTGAAGCTCCGATTCACAGCTCGAACGTGATGCTGTACTCCGAAAAGCAGAAAGTCGCCAGCCGGGTTTGTTATACCTTCAATGCGGATGGCCGTAAGGTGCGGATGCTGAAGAAGACAGGCGAAGTGATTGATTAG
- the rplE gene encoding 50S ribosomal protein L5 produces the protein MAQRLKDTYQEKIVPKLKEQFGYTNIHQVPKLVKVTVNRGLGEASQNAKALEASLAEIALITGQKPVVTRAKKAIAGFKIRQGMPVGIMVTLRSDRMYAFLDRFINLALPRIRDFRGVSPKSFDGRGNYTIGIREQLIFPEIEYDSIDQIRGMDISIITTANTDEEGRALLKEFGMPFRDS, from the coding sequence ATGGCACAACGACTCAAAGACACGTATCAAGAGAAAATCGTCCCAAAGCTAAAGGAACAGTTTGGATACACCAATATCCATCAGGTTCCCAAGCTGGTGAAGGTAACGGTGAACCGGGGACTGGGAGAAGCTTCCCAAAACGCAAAAGCTCTGGAAGCGTCGCTGGCTGAGATCGCGTTGATTACTGGACAAAAGCCCGTGGTCACCCGCGCCAAGAAGGCGATCGCAGGGTTTAAAATCCGTCAGGGAATGCCCGTGGGGATTATGGTGACGCTGCGTAGCGATCGTATGTATGCCTTCCTGGATCGCTTCATCAACCTGGCACTGCCTCGGATTCGTGACTTTCGGGGTGTCAGCCCCAAAAGCTTTGACGGACGAGGCAACTACACCATCGGCATCCGAGAGCAGTTAATCTTTCCAGAAATCGAGTACGACAGCATTGATCAAATCCGGGGTATGGATATTTCAATCATCACCACAGCAAACACCGACGAGGAAGGTCGAGCCTTGTTGAAGGAGTTTGGTATGCCCTTCCGGGATAGCTAA
- the rpsH gene encoding 30S ribosomal protein S8, protein MAVNDTIADMLTRIRNANLARHQTTEVPSTKMTRNIARVLKDEGFITDFEEVGEGVSRHLVVSLKYKGKGKRPIITSLKRVSKPGLRVYSNRKELPRVLGGIGIAIISTSSGIMTDREARRQGLGGEVLCYVW, encoded by the coding sequence ATGGCGGTTAACGATACGATTGCAGATATGCTGACACGGATTCGGAATGCGAATCTGGCTCGTCACCAAACAACTGAAGTTCCATCCACTAAAATGACCCGCAACATTGCCCGCGTTTTGAAGGATGAAGGCTTCATTACGGACTTTGAGGAAGTGGGCGAAGGGGTCAGTCGGCACCTCGTTGTTTCCCTCAAGTACAAAGGGAAAGGCAAGCGCCCCATCATTACCAGTTTGAAACGGGTCAGCAAGCCAGGACTCCGAGTGTATTCAAACCGTAAGGAATTACCACGGGTGTTGGGAGGCATTGGTATTGCCATTATCTCAACCTCCAGTGGCATCATGACAGATCGTGAAGCCCGCCGTCAGGGGTTGGGTGGCGAAGTTCTCTGCTACGTCTGGTAG
- the rplF gene encoding 50S ribosomal protein L6, translating into MSRIGKRPISIPNKVTVSIDGQAVAVKGPKGELSRVLPSEVEVVQEGETILVKRRDDSRIARQRHGLSRTLVANMVEGVSQGFQRRLEIIGVGYRAQVQGKNLILNVGYSNPVQIEPPDGIQMAVENNTNVIVTGIDKEIVGNTAARIRAVRPPEPYKGKGIRYAGEVVKRKAGKAGKK; encoded by the coding sequence ATGTCGCGTATCGGTAAACGTCCCATTAGTATTCCCAATAAGGTAACGGTATCCATTGATGGTCAGGCCGTTGCTGTTAAAGGTCCCAAAGGAGAGCTTTCCAGAGTTCTACCCAGTGAGGTTGAGGTGGTTCAGGAAGGCGAAACGATCCTGGTCAAACGTCGGGATGATTCCCGGATTGCCCGTCAGCGGCACGGATTGAGCCGCACGCTGGTGGCCAATATGGTTGAAGGGGTGTCCCAGGGATTCCAGCGCCGACTGGAAATTATCGGCGTTGGTTATCGGGCCCAGGTGCAGGGTAAGAATTTGATCCTGAACGTCGGTTACAGTAACCCGGTTCAGATTGAGCCGCCCGATGGCATTCAAATGGCAGTTGAAAACAATACCAACGTAATCGTCACCGGTATTGATAAAGAAATCGTTGGTAACACTGCTGCTCGCATCCGCGCCGTTCGTCCCCCCGAACCCTACAAGGGCAAAGGCATTCGCTATGCAGGTGAAGTTGTCAAGCGTAAGGCAGGTAAGGCAGGGAAGAAATAA
- the rplR gene encoding 50S ribosomal protein L18, with protein sequence MKVSRKESTRRRHSRVRRKVSGTADRPRLAVFRSNQHIYAQAIDDTRHHTLASASTLDPSLKEDLDSGSNCDASSQVGKLVAERLLEKGIKQVVFDRGGNLYHGRIKALADAAREAGLEF encoded by the coding sequence ATGAAAGTAAGTCGTAAAGAATCAACCCGTCGTCGCCATAGTCGAGTGCGTCGCAAGGTTTCTGGAACCGCAGACCGTCCTCGGCTGGCTGTTTTTCGATCGAATCAGCATATCTATGCTCAAGCGATCGATGATACCCGGCATCACACATTGGCATCTGCTTCCACCCTGGATCCCTCCCTCAAGGAAGATCTGGATAGCGGTTCCAATTGTGACGCTTCCAGCCAGGTCGGTAAATTGGTGGCAGAACGGTTGCTGGAAAAAGGCATCAAGCAAGTGGTTTTCGATCGCGGTGGGAACCTCTACCACGGTCGGATCAAGGCACTGGCCGATGCTGCTCGTGAAGCTGGACTGGAGTTTTAA
- the rpsE gene encoding 30S ribosomal protein S5, which yields MAKDRKKTKAREKESDWQERVVQIKRVTKVVKGGKKLSFRAVVIVGNERGQVGVGVGKAADVIGAVKKGVADGKKHLVDVPLTKNNSIPHPTTGEGGGAKVMMRPAAPGTGVIAGGSVRTVLELAGVKNVLAKQLGSDNPLNNARATVDALETLRTFSEVAEERGIPVENLYA from the coding sequence ATGGCGAAGGATCGTAAAAAAACTAAAGCTCGTGAGAAGGAAAGCGACTGGCAAGAGCGGGTCGTCCAGATCAAACGAGTGACGAAGGTTGTCAAAGGCGGTAAAAAACTGAGCTTCCGTGCCGTGGTCATCGTTGGCAATGAACGTGGACAGGTTGGTGTGGGCGTGGGTAAGGCAGCAGATGTAATTGGGGCCGTGAAGAAAGGCGTAGCTGATGGCAAAAAGCATCTGGTGGATGTGCCTTTGACCAAAAACAATTCTATTCCACACCCCACAACGGGTGAGGGGGGCGGAGCGAAAGTAATGATGCGGCCTGCGGCTCCCGGTACTGGGGTAATTGCGGGGGGTTCAGTGCGGACTGTACTGGAACTGGCTGGCGTGAAGAACGTGCTGGCGAAACAACTGGGTTCTGACAATCCGCTCAACAATGCTCGCGCTACTGTAGATGCGCTGGAAACGTTGAGAACTTTCTCAGAGGTTGCCGAAGAACGGGGTATTCCGGTCGAGAATCTGTACGCCTGA
- the rplO gene encoding 50S ribosomal protein L15 encodes MRLSDAVPQEGSKKRRRRLGRGISAGQGASCGFGMRGQKSRSGRPTRPGFEGGQTPLYRRLPKLKHFPLVNRTTYTIVNLSDLADLPANTEVTLESLLEAGIVTTAKNGALKVLGGGDVSVPLTVKAAAFTATARAKIEAAKGSCEVIEG; translated from the coding sequence ATGAGACTGAGTGACGCAGTACCACAGGAAGGTTCCAAAAAACGTCGCCGTCGTTTAGGACGGGGCATTTCAGCAGGGCAGGGAGCAAGCTGCGGCTTTGGAATGCGGGGGCAAAAGTCTCGCTCTGGTCGTCCGACTCGTCCGGGATTTGAAGGGGGGCAAACACCTCTGTACCGTCGCTTGCCGAAACTCAAGCACTTTCCTCTGGTGAACCGCACTACCTATACGATCGTGAATCTGAGCGACCTGGCAGATTTACCCGCCAATACTGAAGTGACTCTTGAATCACTGTTGGAAGCCGGGATTGTCACCACTGCGAAGAATGGTGCCTTGAAAGTGCTGGGTGGGGGTGATGTGAGTGTGCCCTTAACCGTGAAGGCCGCTGCCTTTACCGCCACCGCTCGCGCTAAGATTGAGGCAGCAAAAGGCAGTTGTGAGGTCATTGAGGGTTAG